DNA from Halomonas sp. GFAJ-1:
AGTCATCAAAGGCGTGATCAACGGCAAAGTCAAAGGCGGCTTCACCGTCGAAGTTGATTCTATTCGTGCCTTCTTGCCGGGTTCTCTGGTTGACGTTCGCCCGGTTCGCGACACTGCGCACCTGGAAAACAAAGAGCTGGACTTTAAAGTCATCAAGCTTGATCCGAAGCGCAACAACGTCGTTGTATCGCGTCGTGCCGTGCTTGAAGCAGAGAACAGTGCCGAGCGCGAAGCGCTGCTGGCAACTCTGCAGGAAGGTCAGCAGATTAAAGGTATCGTTAAGAACCTGACTGACTACGGTGCCTTCGTTGACCTAGGCGGTGTTGATGGCCTGTTGCACATCACCGATATGGCGTGGAAGCGCATCAAGCATCCGTCTGAAATCGTTGCTGTTGGCGACGAGATCAACGTTAAAGTGCTGAAATTTGATCGTGAGCGTAACCGCGTTTCACTAGGTCTGAAGCAGCTTGGCGAAGATCCGTGGGTCAACATCAAGCAGCGCTATCCGGAGAACACCAAAGTTCAAGCCGTGGTCACTAACCTGACCGATTACGGCTGCTTTGCAGAGCTGGAAGAAGGCGTTGAAGGTCTGGTTCACGTTTCTGAAATGGACTGGACTAACAAAAACATCCATCCGTCTAAAGTTGTTCAAGTGGGCGACGATGTTGACGTTATGGTTCTGGATATCGATGAAGAGCGTCGTCGTATTTCTCTGGGTATTAAGCAGTGCACTGCTAACCCATGGGAAACCTTCAACGCTGAATACAACAAGGGCGACCGCGTTTCGGGTACCATCAAGTCAATCACCGACTTTGGTATCTTTATCGGCCTTGAAGGCGGTATCGATGGTCTGGTTCACCTGTCCGATATCTCCTGGACAGAAACTGGCGAAGAAGCAGTACGCAACTTCAAGAAAGGCGACGAAGCTGAAGCCGTCATCCTTTCTATCGATCCAGAGCGCGAGCGTATTTCTTTAGGTATTAAGCAAATGGATTCTGATCCGGTTGCTGAATATCTGTCTGTTAACGACAAGGGCAGCATTGTGACTGGCCGTATCGTTGAAGTTGACGCTAAAGAAGCTCACGTTGAACTGGCGACAGATGTTATCGCTATTTTGAAGGCGTCTGAGATCAGTGCTGATCGTGTGGAAGATGCGCGTAACGTATTGAACGAAGGCGACAGCGTTGAAGCGCGTATTGTTAACGTCGATCGTAAGAGTCGTCAGATCAATCTGTCGATTAAGGCGAAAGAGCAAGACGATACTCGTCAGAACCTGAAGAAACTGCGTGATCAAGAGCCCGAATCAGCAGGTGGTCCGACCACTATCGGTGACCTTATCAAGCAGCAGATGGGTCAAGACTAATTCATTAGTTCTTGCCTATGAAAGCGCCGCCCATTAGGGCGGCGCTTTTTTTATGGCTTATGCAGTGTTGAGTAACGGTAGTTCATTGCGCCTGTAGTAACTATTTTTTACTTGTTAATTTTAAAGTGCTGAACTTTTAAGCTTTACCTAAGTCTGTAAAATTGATTAGTAAATATCACAAAATCATCTAGACTAGTTGTCAATTAGCACTTTTACGGCAATAATGTGTCAGCATCCTGAATTAATGGGTATTGAGCTTGCCCGCTCTATGCCTCATGCGGTTAAATTTACGCTACGTTAAACCCTGGCTACAAAGGAACTCCTATGTCACTTTTAAATGAATATATCCAGAAAGAGCAGCAGCTGAAACAACTCCAGGAAGACCTTCAACGCCTGGAGGGTGATCAACGCTTAAAAAGCGAGCTGGAGTTTAAAGCTAAGCTTGAGGCATTGATGAATGAATTTGGTAAACGTCCTGCCGATGTGATTGCCCTATTAGATCCAGCATCAGATCAGCGCAGTGCTAAAGCGCCTACTGCGTCATCACGTCGTAAGCGTCGTCTGAAGATTTATAAAAACCCGCATAGCGGTGAAGTGATTGAGACCCGTGGCGGTAATCATAAAGGCCTGCGTAATTGGAAAAACGAGCATGGCGATGAAGCCGTTGAGTCTTGGCTGGTACGCATGGAAGACTAAGCAGTTTAATCCGGCATTTCTTAACAGAAGTGCCGGTTTTTTTTGAACGACGTTAAATTTAACGTCGTGTTTAATAGGTAGGCTGCGCTTGCTAGGATAATAGCGGAGTTTGCAGTTCTAAATGATTTGGATGCCACAGTACCCTAGGTGCTTCCCCACTGACATGAAACTGCTTTTGATCCCTCATTAGCTGTATCAGAGTTGATGTCATTGCTTGCGATAACTCTGAAAAATCCTCAAAACATGTTTTGGCATAGTAGTGGGATGGCATAGCGACTCGACGATAAGCGACGGGTAAAGCTAAGTGATTAGCTTGGGTGTTGCTCTCCAGATAAAGCCCAATATCGGTTCGTATCTGGTGGACGCTGGGTTTATCTTCAAGTGCCTCTACCTTCTCAGATAAAAGGTCTGGAAGCGAGATAGCCGGGGTGGCGGGCTCTAAATGAGCCTGGAAGCACTCCAGTTGATTAGCATGGTACTTGGTAACCCCTAGCCCGTGAATTAGCTCTGGCGTACTGTAAAGGCGCATGAGAACAGTTTGTTTGGGTTGGCTCCTCACGATAGTGGTTTTAAAATGTCGCTCAGGAAGAGACAAGTGACGAACGCCACTGAGTGCATAGCGATAGTTGCGCGGCGTGAGCTGGTAACGACGATGGAAGGCCCGCGAAAAAGAGGAGTGGTTGAGATAGCCGCAGCGTAATGCAATTTGCGCTATATTCTGTGGAGTGAGCGAGAGTAAAACAGCTGCGCGCTCAAGACGCCTTTTTTCCCGGTAAGCGCTAGGCGATACATCAAAGCATTGCCGGAACTGGCGGCGTATTTGAGAAGATGAGTAACCAAGGTGGTTAGCAAGGTCTTCGATACCCAGTGTTTTATCGAGTGTATCCTGCAGCCAGATCTCAGCTCGTGTCATTGCGTTGAACATTATCTGGCCTCCTTTGCGTGTAATTTACAGGTGAGATTTTGTTAGCCTGTAAAGCACCTTCTTGGTGCTAAGTGATCGTAATAAGCAGGCAAGCAATCAATAGAGCCAACTTCCTATGTGCTAGCGTTGCGAGTCTATGAAGAACCTTAAGTTAATGCTAATGCGGTAGCCCTCTCTTTATGCTTCTAAGAAGTGGCAAAGGCAAGTTTGCTCTATCGGTTTACGCGTTTGTGCACAGTTCTGTCATAAAAGTCTGCTGAATAGACGTATCGACCCTTTCATGTAAGGTGAAAATGAAATACTAATGAAATATCACAAGGTTGAAAAACAGCTGGACGAGCGTGAAAAGCTCCGTAAATTCCGCGAGCTAGATGATGCTTTTGCGCAAGCACTGCGTCAGTTGGATGATCCTAATAACAGTATGGATATCCCCACAGGGCCACCCGTGAGGTCGTTGGCAGATCTTGAGGCTGACGACCAAGCAGCACTCGCTGAAAACCGCGATCACGTGTTTAACGAACGCTTTAAGGCATTAATAAGTGAATATGGACTATCTGAGCGTGAGCTAAGCGAACTGATCCAGACGCTACTCACCTATGAACGGTGGGAGCTGCAAACAGTGCCTGCCCTGGAGAGTTAGCGGTAGCGGTAGATACGCAAGCTGGGTAAAAAGGCTTCATGCTCTAATTTTTCATCGCGTCGCTTAGCCCTGGTGCGCTGGGTGGGTGGCTCAAGCGGTGGCATTTTTATGTGCGGAAGTTGCTGATTATGGTTAGGTACAATAAGCGGTAGGGCGACGTTCATTGCACGCCTTGTGTGGCCATCTTCTAAAGGTTCGGTGAAAAATAGGTTGGCCCGCATCAAGGGGGCCTGAGACTGCACCTGGGCGAGTGGCTCGTCGCTGGGGATACCAGCCAACTTACGCAGCTGAATGCGGACATGAGCAGCGCCTGTATCCAACTGTAGGAGTTTTTGCTCAGCTTCTCGGACGGTTAATTTTTTTATTGAGCGCCCGCTGCTATACCAAGCAAAGCGCACCCGTGATACCGGTGCTGGGGCTATGGGAATGTGCCGCCAGCACTGCTTAAGGTGCAGCCGTGCTAAACCGCCCTTACGCAGCACCTTATCAACGTCAGGGTGGCGCTGGGGTAAGCGATGTTTTGCTTGGCTAAGGGTTTTCGGGTGTGCCTGTTTAATGCGTTGTAGCAGTTCGCTGATCTGCGCTTTAGCACGGTTAACCGCATTAAATTTTTCGAGTAAGGTGTCATCCGCAGCGATGAGCGCAATGTAATTACGTGTTTCGCGCCCATCTTGGCCTTGCTGATGCCACATATCGAGCAGCGCTTGGCGCAGCCAGGACGTGTTCTCATGGAATGGCTGAAAGTGCCATGTCGCCGCCTGCTGCTGCTCATAATACGTTGCTGCCTGATCAATAGTGACCATCAAGTCATCGAAACGAGCATCAAGCTCATGAAGTAAGTGATAAACAGGCAGGACATTATCGTTCATGGCAGCAAACTCTGAGCTAGGAGAGCGGGGCGTCTTTATCCGCTTGGGCGAGCAGTGTGTCTAGATCGGCTTCGTCCATGGCGGATTCGCCCGAAATACGGTGGGACTCTTCAGCCCAGGCGCCTAAGTCAAGCAACTGGCAGCGCTTGCTGCAAAAAGGGCGATAGGCGCTCTCGGGGCTCCAGGTGACACGCTTGCTGCACTGCGGGCAAGCGACCTCAAGCGGTGCATCGTTGGCGGGCGTTGGCATAAAGCTCTCCTTGAGCTACTGGTGTTCGTTTCGGTAACGCTGATCAAGCTGCTTTACTTGTTGCATCATCGAAGCATGATCCCCGCTGTTGTCAATAACGTCATCTGCCTTCGCGAGGCGCGCTTCACGGGGTAGCTGGGCGGCGAGAATAGCATGCACCTGAGCCTCACTCACGCCATCTCGTTCATGGGTTCGAGAAAGCTGTATGTCAACAGGCACATCCACCACAATGGTGCGGTTTACTAGCCTGTCTTGGCCTGACTCAAATAGTAGCGGCGAGACAAGCAAGACATAGGGCGAGTGGTGGTGCAAGCGCTCAAGGTGTACCAGGATACGCTCACGCACGCGAGGGTGGGTTACCGACTCCAGCCATTGGCGCTCGGCTGGGGCTTCAAACACAATACTGCGCAGGGCCGCCCGATTCAGCGTGCCGTCCGCTTGCAGCACGCTCTCTCCAAAACGTTCGGCAATCGAAGTAAGCGCTGGTTCGCCGGGCATCACTACTTCTCTTGCGACATCGTCGGCATCCACCCAGCCTATTCCCAGCGCGCCAAACGCCCGAGCAACGGTAGACTTACCCGAGCCGATACCGCCTGTTAATCCAACGATCATGGCTGCTCCTTAGTAGTGGCGCTGTAAATAATAATAATGCGCATAGATAATAAACTAGCCGCAGCCA
Protein-coding regions in this window:
- a CDS encoding 30S ribosomal protein S1, with product MSESFAELFEQSLNDINMEPGAIVAAQVVDIDGDWVTVNAGLKSEGQIPASQFRDENGELNIAIGDDVHVALEAVEDGFGETRLSREKAKRAEAWKVLEAAFEKDEVIKGVINGKVKGGFTVEVDSIRAFLPGSLVDVRPVRDTAHLENKELDFKVIKLDPKRNNVVVSRRAVLEAENSAEREALLATLQEGQQIKGIVKNLTDYGAFVDLGGVDGLLHITDMAWKRIKHPSEIVAVGDEINVKVLKFDRERNRVSLGLKQLGEDPWVNIKQRYPENTKVQAVVTNLTDYGCFAELEEGVEGLVHVSEMDWTNKNIHPSKVVQVGDDVDVMVLDIDEERRRISLGIKQCTANPWETFNAEYNKGDRVSGTIKSITDFGIFIGLEGGIDGLVHLSDISWTETGEEAVRNFKKGDEAEAVILSIDPERERISLGIKQMDSDPVAEYLSVNDKGSIVTGRIVEVDAKEAHVELATDVIAILKASEISADRVEDARNVLNEGDSVEARIVNVDRKSRQINLSIKAKEQDDTRQNLKKLRDQEPESAGGPTTIGDLIKQQMGQD
- a CDS encoding H-NS histone; translation: MSLLNEYIQKEQQLKQLQEDLQRLEGDQRLKSELEFKAKLEALMNEFGKRPADVIALLDPASDQRSAKAPTASSRRKRRLKIYKNPHSGEVIETRGGNHKGLRNWKNEHGDEAVESWLVRMED
- a CDS encoding AraC family transcriptional regulator, whose translation is MFNAMTRAEIWLQDTLDKTLGIEDLANHLGYSSSQIRRQFRQCFDVSPSAYREKRRLERAAVLLSLTPQNIAQIALRCGYLNHSSFSRAFHRRYQLTPRNYRYALSGVRHLSLPERHFKTTIVRSQPKQTVLMRLYSTPELIHGLGVTKYHANQLECFQAHLEPATPAISLPDLLSEKVEALEDKPSVHQIRTDIGLYLESNTQANHLALPVAYRRVAMPSHYYAKTCFEDFSELSQAMTSTLIQLMRDQKQFHVSGEAPRVLWHPNHLELQTPLLS
- a CDS encoding DNA replication terminus site-binding protein: MNDNVLPVYHLLHELDARFDDLMVTIDQAATYYEQQQAATWHFQPFHENTSWLRQALLDMWHQQGQDGRETRNYIALIAADDTLLEKFNAVNRAKAQISELLQRIKQAHPKTLSQAKHRLPQRHPDVDKVLRKGGLARLHLKQCWRHIPIAPAPVSRVRFAWYSSGRSIKKLTVREAEQKLLQLDTGAAHVRIQLRKLAGIPSDEPLAQVQSQAPLMRANLFFTEPLEDGHTRRAMNVALPLIVPNHNQQLPHIKMPPLEPPTQRTRAKRRDEKLEHEAFLPSLRIYRYR
- a CDS encoding dephospho-CoA kinase, producing MIVGLTGGIGSGKSTVARAFGALGIGWVDADDVAREVVMPGEPALTSIAERFGESVLQADGTLNRAALRSIVFEAPAERQWLESVTHPRVRERILVHLERLHHHSPYVLLVSPLLFESGQDRLVNRTIVVDVPVDIQLSRTHERDGVSEAQVHAILAAQLPREARLAKADDVIDNSGDHASMMQQVKQLDQRYRNEHQ